Part of the Spirochaetaceae bacterium genome is shown below.
AAGGTAGCCGTACCGGAAGGTGCGGCTGGATCACCTCCTTTCTGCGAGAAAGGTAATACGCAGTTAGTGTATACTGCGAACCCCGCACAATCGTATCTCTCTTCCCTTTGCTTCTTTGTCATCGCAAGCGTAGCTTGTCAATCTTTTTAAAACCCCTCTTCTTTGAGGGGTTTGTTGTTTTAAGAGACATATCGCTAATATATAAATAATTTATGTCTGATAAAGCAATTTATTGACAAACGCTTTACGATATGCTATCTTCTTTTAAAAGGAGCAACAACTATGCCGGAAACATTGATAAGTTTTCGTCTTGATGAAGACATTAAAAAAAAGTTAGAACGTCTTTGTCAAGAGGTAGGTTTAGGAATGACAGAAGCTTTAGCTATTCTTGCTGCTAAAGCGGTTAGAGAAGAACGTTTGCCTTTAGAGATAAAGACAGATACTGCCGCCTATTACGATGAACTTAGTTTAAGGCAGTTGCGTTTGGCGCTTGATGATTTGGCTACAGGTAAAGCAAAATTAACCCCGCATGAATTAATTGAGGTAGAAGATGATTAAATCATGGCATGATGCAGCGTGGCAAGATTATCTTTACTGGCAAAAACAAGATGTAAAAACTTTAAAACGTATTCATAAATTATTACAAGATATTGAGCGTAATGGGTATAATGGTATAGGTAAGCCCGAACCGCTTAAAGATAATTTTAGTGGTCTTTATAGTGTGCGTATTGATGAAAAAAATAGATTAATCTTTAAAATTGTGGGTGGATACACTTGAAATTTTTCAATGCGGAAGTCATTACCGCGAGAAATAACTATTAAAAATTTTTATATTGATTTACAAGAGGTAACAATTATGGCACAAACAACAATCAACTTTAGAATAGATGAAAATCTAAAAAAAGAGGTAGAGCAAATTTGTAAAGAGATGGGTATGAGCCTGACAACGGCCTTCACCATTTTTGCTACAAAAGTAAAGCAAGACCGCAGAATTCCCTTTGAGGTAACCGCAGAAGAAGACCCTTTTTATAGTGAAGAGAATATGGCAAGGTTACGTGAAATTATGGGAGATATAGATGCAGGAAGAGAGATACTTACGCCTCACGAGTTGATTGAGGTAGAGTAATGAATAAAATATGGCGTGAAAAAGCTTGGCAGGACTACCTTTACTGGCAAGAGCAGGATAAAAAGACCTTGAAACGTATCAATAAATTGATACAAGATATTGAAAGAAATGGTTATAACGGTATGGGTAAGCCAGAAGCTTTAAAAGGTGATTTAAGTGGGTTATACAGTGTACGGATTGATGAACAAAATAGGCTTCTTTTCCGTATTAAAAACGAGCAGCTAGAAATTGTTGAATGCCGTACCCATTACAGCAACAAATAAAGGGAAAACTTTTCACTTTTTGCTTTGTTCATTGGGCTATCTTATGTTATACTTACTAAATAATGACCATTTTAGATGATTTTACCCGCTTTATTAACAGCGACCGCTACCAATACACCGAAAGCGATGTGCTGGTGGGTTTGGGCTGGCAAAACCGGCAAGCTGCCTTTGATTATTTCTTTAGGAAAAGTGAAGATGGCGGATTTACCGTTGTGGCCGGCGTGGAGAGTGTGGTACGGCTAATAGAGAGCCTGAATAATACGCCCGCTAGCGAAAAACGCGCCGTCTTTAGCCAAATTATCCGCGAAGAAGAGCTGCTTGAAGCCCTTGTTAATCTTACTTTTACCGGTAATATCTACGCCATGCGGGAAGGTGAACTGGCCTACGCTAACCAACCTATCATGGTGGTAGAGGGCGATTTACTTTCCACTAAAATTTTGGAAACACCGCTACTTAACGCCATGAACTACCAAATGGCCATTGCTAGTAAGGCTAGCCGCGTTAGCCGCGCCGCTGCGCCGCGACAGGTGCTGGCCTTTGGGCCGCGCCGTGCCCATGGTTTTGATGGGGCGGCTCTGGGAGCAAAGGCGGCTTTAATTGGCGGCTGTGCCGGCCATAGCGCGCTGGCTACCGAATATTTATACAACGAACCTTCCGTCGGTACGATGAGCCACAGTTATATTCAGGCCTTTGGTGTGGGTAGTAAGGCCGAATATGCCGCCTTTAAAGCCTTTATCGAGGTGCGTAAAAAAAGGCACAACAGTTTATTGCTGTTAATTGATACCTACGATAGCCTCGCTATCGGTTTACCCAACGCCATTAAAGCTTTTCAAGATAATGGCATAAGCAATGATTATATTGGTGGTTTTGGTATAAGAATAGATAGCGGCGACCTTGCCTATCAAAGTAAGCGGGCACGGGCGAAGCTTGATGAAGCCGGTTTAACTAAAGCTAAGATTGTGCTTACTAACGGGCTAGATGAATATTCTATTAGTAATTTAATTTTGCAGGGAGCCTGTTTTGATAGTGTGGGTGTGGGCGATGCCATTGCGGTAAGCCGTGATAATCCCTGCTTTGGCGGCGTTTATAAGCTGGTGAGTATCGATGGGCAAGCCGTTATTAAGGTATCGGGCGACCGGGCCAAAACCCTCACGCCGGCGCGTAAGGAACTTTATCGTATCTATCAAAATGGCGAGGCTAGGGCCGATTTAATCACCCTGCAATCTGATAGCGATAAAGAAAAATTGTTGGCTGCTGCCGATATAACTATTACGGCCGAGCAGGATAGATTATCTAAAACTTATTTCGAGGCCGGTAGTTACACGGTGCGGCCACTGTTAGTGCCAATGGTACTGAATGGGCGGCTTACTGAAGAGGGTAAACTGTTAAGTGATGTAGGACGCAGCCGAAGTTACTATCAGCAAAATTTGGCCACTTTTTCTGCCGAGCATAAACGCCTAAGTAAACCGCATTTGTATAAGGTAAATTTAAGTGAAGAACTTTATAATTTAAAATATAATTTAATTAAAGAAATAATACTAAATTAGGCGAAAATATTTAAAATGCAAAGATGGAGCTTTAAAAATGGTAGTGGAAAAAACAGCGAAAGAGATGGATATATATATGGAGTGTATGCGTGATAACTTTGATAAGCAAGATGAGCCTCAGATAGGTATTTTTTGGTATTTAGCTGAGGAAGATGAATTGTTTGGGGTAAATAAAGTCAACGCTGAAGATACTGTATTTAATAGTAATGGTGTAAGAACCATTAGAACTTTGCATAAAGATTGGTGGAACAAACGCAGATATTCCTTACAGGGGCGTAACAAACCACTCGGTATTTTTCGGCTAGATTACACAGCAGTGCCACGTGGAAGGGTTTTTCAACGTAAAGATGGTACTTTTGAACTTATGTGTGGTAGCTGGGTAGATGATTATGGGCGAGAATATATTGAAAGCCTTGTGAAAGAAGAGTTTAATTTGTTAGATGTGCCTGTAGAAACAATTATAAGTAGTCATTGGGAATTAGGTAATGGTTGGGGAGAATAGAAAAAGGAGTTCAGTATGAAGGTATTAGTGATAGGCGGCGCCGGTTATATCGGCAGCCACGTAGCTTTAGAGCTCTTACAGCAGGGTCATCAGGCTGATGTGTACGATAACTTTAGTACCGGCCAGCGGGTAAATATTTTTAAAGAAAGTAAGCTGCACGAGGCCGATATTTTAGATAAAGCTGTTCTTAACAAAGTTTTAGCCGGTTACGATGCCGTTATCCATTTAGCGGCCAGTAAGGCGGTGGGCGAAAGTATGGTGAATCCGCAAAAATACTCTACCAATAACATTGAGGGTTCGCTTAATATTTTAAATGCTATGGCTTTAAATAATGTAAAACATCTTGTCTTTAGCAGCAGCGCCGCTATTTTTGGCGAGCCGCAATATCTGCCCATCGATGAAGAGCACCTTAAAAACCCTACCAACTACTACGGTTTTACCAAACTTAAGATAGAGGAATTTATGGCTTGGTACAGCCAGTTACTGGGGTTAAACTACGCCGGTTTGCGTTATTTTAATGCTTGTGGCTATGATAGTGCGGGCCGTATCAAAGGGCTGGAGCAAAACCCGGCTAACTTACTGCCTATCATTATGGAGGTGGCCGTTGGCAGACGCACTAAGCTGGAGATTTTTGGTGATGACTATCCCACCCCCGATGGCACTTGCGTGCGCGACTACATTCATGTAAGCGATTTAGCTAGCGCTCATTTAAAAGCTTTAGAATATATTCGGCATAATAATAAAAATATTCTCTTAAATTTGGGCAGTGAGACGGGGATTAGCGTTAAAGAAATGTACGAAGCGGCTTGCCGGATAACCGGTAAAACTCTTCCTTATAGTATTGCCCAGCGTCGTGCCGGCGACCCGGCAGGCTTGGTGGCTACTAGTCAATTAGCGCAAAAAATGTTACAATGGCAGGTGCAGCATAGCAGCCTAGAAGAATTGATAGAGAGCAGCTATCGGGCTTACCTTGCGCATTTTAAAGTAAATTAACAGTTATATTGGAGTAAATTGTGAGTGAAGAAGATTTTTTAGATATTCCATCTTATAGCGAACTTGGCCATGAAGAAGAGCCGGCTAAAGCCGCTAACCCCTTAAAAGCCGCCTTTACGGCGGTTACCGAGATGCATGGCGAGCCGCATGATTGGTTTGATAAAGAAGATTTTTACAAAAATGTGTTGGAAAACGAAGGAGAGATGGCTAAAAGTTTGCATAAAAACTTAACGGCTTATCTTAAAGCTACCGATAGCGCCGATAAATCGCTGTACAAAGGGCGGGTAACGGCTAACTTTTGGGAGCTGCACAAACAAATAATGGCTAAGTTAAATGAGCCTGATTTACCGCTGGAAAAATTACTCTTTTTGCGTTACGGCGCTTTGCTGCCTTTGTTATTAAAGCCCGAACATCGTAAGGCGGTAAGCAGTATCTTTTTGGATAACCGTGTGGACGAAGCCGTATGGTACTGTGATGAGTGGGTAAAGATGGTGGCTTTAAGCGAAGTAAACCCCTTAGCCACCGATGAAGCCCCTACCAAACGCGAAGGCGGTGATGCCGCCATTATTGCCAAATTAAAAACCCAGCTGGAAAAATTACAAGGCAAAGAAGAAGCTTTAAAGCAAAGTTTGCTTAACAGTTACCTTGAGCGGGAGACTATTTTAAAATCTTTTGAGCAATTAAGCAGTGCGGTTTTAAGGCGTGAGCCTAGTAACTTAATAAAAGAAATAACTTTACCTCTTGATGAAGAGCAGCTTAAAGCGATGAGTGATGTGGTAGCGGTATTGCGCAATTTAGGTAATTCATCACGGCAATATAAAATAGATTATAGTAACTACAGTAACACGGTGGAAAGTATAAAAGAAGCGAAACGCCAGTTAGAGATAGCCGGCACCAGCGGTGCGGTAATGGATACCAGCGTTATTAAGCAAGAGGCCGGCCAGATACAATCGATAGCGCGTATGTCTGTAGGGCGGCAAGGGAATCACTTTCCTATTTTGGCCAGCCAATTTTTTAACAGCGATTTACGTTTTATCGCCACCCGCGAAAATGTCGTTAAAACAATGGCTTGGGTAGAAGAGGTAGATGTCAACATTTTTAGGCGCGAGTTTAGGCGGCAGGTAAACCGCGTGCCGCCGCATGTTATTTTAGTGCCTTGTTACGGTACTATGGGCGTATGTTGGGAACCCTACGAGCGCCATAATAAAGCTACAAGCAGGGGGCGTATCGCTGTGCCCATTTTTACCCCCGATGTTAAAGTGGCGGTCATTACGGCCTTAGGTATGTTACGCTGGGAAACGGCCAAAGAGATGGCCGCCCACTACTGGATGGAGGAGGGGCTAACGGGGCAGTACTACCAATATTTTAGTGATGAAAAACTTAAGGGCGATTTGCGTGCCCACTTTGTGGCCAACTATGTGTTATGGATAACCGGCGAAAGTGAAGGTATGCAAAAGCTGGAGCGCGAAGTGCGCGGCATTTTTTGGCGGAATACTCCCTTTAGCCAAGAACGGCGCGAAACTTTGCGTAAACGCGGCTTTGTTTACGAAGAGCTGTATAAAAAAGACCTTAACCGCGCCAGCAGCGCGGGCTATTAAGAATGAAAGAGCTAGCGCACTAAAAAATATTACTAAATACAAGAACTTAAGGCGGAGAGGGAGGGATTCGAACCCTCGGTACAGTTGCCTATACAACGGTTTTCGAGACCGCTACCTTAAACCACTCAGACACCTCTCCGATTATGTCGTTATTATGGTATAATTAAGTTAATCTGTCAAGAGGCAGCCGGCTGATAAGGAATAAATAAATTATCGATGATAGCTAAGTTGTGCTATAAAAGTTAAAGTTTTAGCTAAAATTAACAAAAAGCCACTTGCAGGGTCTTAACTTATTTAGTATAATTAAGCTATGAAAACATTAGTACGTTTTTTAGCTGTAGTGCTTAGCTTAATTATTTTGTTGGGGGCAGTTTTGTTAATTGGTTACGCCAGCTTAACGGTGCCTGCTCAAAGTTATGGTTTTTTCTCTGGCCGCAGCGGCTATAGCATCGCCCAGCCCGGCTTATGGCAAGCGCGTAACTTGCTGCCTTTTTATAACCGTTTAGTTATTGTGCCTGCCGTTTATCACGAGGTTAGCGTTAGCAGTCAAAATAATTTACCTAACACCGATTTATTTAGCCGTATCTTTTTTATAGAGCATAACGATTTAAATCTTAGCCTAGAGCAAATACAGCAAAGCTTTAGCTATAGTTTAAGCGGAAACTTATGGTTTAGATTAACCGAAGAAGGGGCTTTGGCTGCCCTTAATAGCGGCGAGTTACAGGCCGATGACCAAGCTAGTTACTATGTTACCCAAGCGGCCATCATTGCTAATTTTATGAGTACTCTTGTGCCCAGCTTGGCCGAAGAATTGTTTGCCGATAGCTCGGTTTTGGTGCCGCATCTTAATGCCGCTTTAATGCAGCGTTTTAGCGGCCTGCAATTTAATAATTTAAGTTTTACTCTCCAGCTGCCTAACCTCGAGCTTTACCAGCTGGCCGTGAGCACCGCTTTGGCTAGGGCCAGAGCCGTCGATTTAGCTACCGAAGCGCAGGCTTTACAAACTGAAAATAACCGTGCCGAGCAAGCCGCCCGTCTTGAGCTGCTGGAGCAATACGGCCAGCTGCTCACAAGGTATCCCTTATTATTGCAGCTCTTTGCTTTAGATATTAATGGTCAACTACTGCCGCGTGCCGCTGCAGAAGATTTTTTTATGCCGCT
Proteins encoded:
- a CDS encoding type II toxin-antitoxin system RelB/DinJ family antitoxin; the protein is MPETLISFRLDEDIKKKLERLCQEVGLGMTEALAILAAKAVREERLPLEIKTDTAAYYDELSLRQLRLALDDLATGKAKLTPHELIEVEDD
- a CDS encoding type II toxin-antitoxin system RelB/DinJ family antitoxin, whose protein sequence is MAQTTINFRIDENLKKEVEQICKEMGMSLTTAFTIFATKVKQDRRIPFEVTAEEDPFYSEENMARLREIMGDIDAGREILTPHELIEVE
- a CDS encoding Txe/YoeB family addiction module toxin codes for the protein MNKIWREKAWQDYLYWQEQDKKTLKRINKLIQDIERNGYNGMGKPEALKGDLSGLYSVRIDEQNRLLFRIKNEQLEIVECRTHYSNK
- a CDS encoding nicotinate phosphoribosyltransferase, giving the protein MTILDDFTRFINSDRYQYTESDVLVGLGWQNRQAAFDYFFRKSEDGGFTVVAGVESVVRLIESLNNTPASEKRAVFSQIIREEELLEALVNLTFTGNIYAMREGELAYANQPIMVVEGDLLSTKILETPLLNAMNYQMAIASKASRVSRAAAPRQVLAFGPRRAHGFDGAALGAKAALIGGCAGHSALATEYLYNEPSVGTMSHSYIQAFGVGSKAEYAAFKAFIEVRKKRHNSLLLLIDTYDSLAIGLPNAIKAFQDNGISNDYIGGFGIRIDSGDLAYQSKRARAKLDEAGLTKAKIVLTNGLDEYSISNLILQGACFDSVGVGDAIAVSRDNPCFGGVYKLVSIDGQAVIKVSGDRAKTLTPARKELYRIYQNGEARADLITLQSDSDKEKLLAAADITITAEQDRLSKTYFEAGSYTVRPLLVPMVLNGRLTEEGKLLSDVGRSRSYYQQNLATFSAEHKRLSKPHLYKVNLSEELYNLKYNLIKEIILN
- the galE gene encoding UDP-glucose 4-epimerase GalE yields the protein MKVLVIGGAGYIGSHVALELLQQGHQADVYDNFSTGQRVNIFKESKLHEADILDKAVLNKVLAGYDAVIHLAASKAVGESMVNPQKYSTNNIEGSLNILNAMALNNVKHLVFSSSAAIFGEPQYLPIDEEHLKNPTNYYGFTKLKIEEFMAWYSQLLGLNYAGLRYFNACGYDSAGRIKGLEQNPANLLPIIMEVAVGRRTKLEIFGDDYPTPDGTCVRDYIHVSDLASAHLKALEYIRHNNKNILLNLGSETGISVKEMYEAACRITGKTLPYSIAQRRAGDPAGLVATSQLAQKMLQWQVQHSSLEELIESSYRAYLAHFKVN